Part of the Oscillospiraceae bacterium genome is shown below.
TTCGATAGCGCGGTGCGCGGCGCTCTGCCCGGCGCTGTCCATGTCGTAGGCAAGCACCACTTCTTTCGTGTACTTGGCGAGCAGCAACGCCTGCGCGTCGGTCAGCGCGGTGCCGAGCGAGGCCACGGCGCAGTCAAACCCCGCCTGGTGCAGGGAGACGACGTCCATATATCCCTCGGCCAGAATCAACCGGCCTTGCTTGGTATTTTTCGCCATGTTCAGGGCAAAAAGCTGACGGCTCTTCGAGAACACCGGCGTGTCCGGGCTGTTTAGATACTTGGGCGCCGATCCGTCCAGCACGCGTCCGCCGAAACCGACCACCTGCCGGCGCAAGTCGATGATAGGAAACATGAGCCGGCCGCGAAACCTGTCGTACAGCCCGCCCGTCTTGTTGCGCACCACGAGCCCGGCCTCCAGCAGATCGGACTTGGTAAAATCGGCCTCCGTCATCGCCCGGATGAGTTCGTCCCAGCGATCGGGCGCGTAGCCGATCCCAAAGCGGGTGACGGCGCCCCGAGAGAGTCCGCGCGCCCGACAGTATGCCTGCCCGGCCTGCCCGGCGGGGGACAGCAGCGTCTCGTGAAAGTAGCGCGCCGCCGCGCGGTTCAATTGATAAATAGCATCGCGCCGCCGGCGCGCATCCCGATCGGCGCCCTCCTCCGGCACGGGCAGATTGGCCCGCTCGGCCAAAAAGTGCACCGCCCCCGCAAAATCCAAATTCTCCACGCGCATGATAAATTGCAACACGCCGCCGCCGGTGCTGCAGCCGAAACAATAGAAGAGCTGCTTGTCCGGAGAAACAGTAAATGACGGCGTCTTTTCGCTGTGAAACGGGCAGAGGCCCTTGTAATCGCTCCCCTGCCGCTTCAGCGGCACATACCGGGAGATAAGCTCCACAATGTCGGTGCGGGCAAAGAGTTCCTCCAAAAATGCGTCCGGAAAGGCCATCCCATCACCACCGTCACGGTACCGGCACCCACGGACGCAGACTGGGAAGCGGCCCCGCGCCCCCCGTCGCCGGCATGTACGTCATGTATATATTTACCATAAATGGAATCCGCTATGCAACATAGATGTTCGGACCATCAGGTCCTCTGCCAGCCTTTCGGTACGAAAATTTCCTCAAACCGAGCCACGGCAAAACGGTCCGTCATGCCGGCGATATAGTCGCACACCGCCCGCTCTCGTCCCTCGATCTCGGCCGCCGCGCGCATGTCCGGCGGCAGTTCGTCCGGGCAGCGGACATAGTGTTCGAAAAGTTTTTGCAAAAAATCGCGTGCCTTGGTCTCCTCGCCCTTGGCCACCGGGTTCTTGTAGACCCGCTCAAACAGAAAAGTCCGCAACGCACGCATCGCCTCCTCCATGGGCGGCGAGAGGCCAATGTCCTCCTGCGCCCGGCTGTGTGCGACGAGGTCGCTCACAAAGGCGTTGATGCGCGTCGAAAGCGTGTCGCCGAGCCGCACGCGCAACGGCTGCGGGATGTCCTCCAGCGCGAGGATGCCGGCGCGCAGCGCGTCGTCGATGTCCGCGCTGAGATAGGCGATCCGGTCGGCCTTGTGGACGAGCCGGCCCTCCAGCGTCTGAGCCCGGACAGGTCCGGAGTGGCAAACGATGCCGTCACGCACCTCCCACGTCAGGTTGAGACCCTGTCCGCCACGCTCCAAACGGTCCACAACGCGCAAGCTCTGCGCATAATGGGTAAAACCGCCCGGCATCACAGCCGTCAGCGCCGCCTCGCCGGCGTGACCGAATGGGGTGTGCCCCAGGTCATGCCCGAGGCCGATGGCCTCGCAGAGGTCCTCGTTGAGGCGCAGGGCGCGGGCCATCGTGCGGGCCACGCGGGTGACTTCCAGCGTGTGGGTCATACGGGTACGGTAGTGGTCCCCCTCCGGGTTCAAAAACACTTGCGTCTTGTGCATCAGACGGCGGAATGCTTTGGTGTGCACGATGCGGTCCGTGTCCCGCTGAAAATCTGTGCGGAGCGGACAGGGCGTCTCCGGCTGCGCGCGCCCCCGACCTTCCGCCGCGCGCACGGCGCCGGCGGAAAGCCTCTCCGTCTCCCATCTCTCGACCGATTCGCGAGCTGTCATGGCCTTCCCCCTTGGTTTCAGTCCGTCTGCAAGGCGCGAAACGCCTCCTCGCCCGCCGCCGGCGTGACACGCCCGGCCGAAAGATCCACAATCCGCTCGACGAAGACTCCGGTCAGCGGAGCCGGCATCCAAAGCGCGATCGAGACGTCGGCGGCGTAGTCGACAGACTCCTCCACGCCGCCCGCGGCGGCGATCTCCTGGCGCACCGGCGTGAACAACGGATAGGGACAGGAAATCGTCAGCCGCGTCCAGCGCCGCATCGTGGCGAGACCCGCCGCGTCCAGCGCCTCCCGAGCCGCACGGGCGTAGGCACGCACCAGACCGCCCGTGCCCAGCAGCACCCCGCCGAAGTAGCGGGTGACCACGCAGATCAGGTTGTATACGCCGGCGTGGCGGAGCACGTCCAATACCGGCAGGCCCGCCGTACCCTGCGGCTCCCCGTCGTCCGAATAGCGCATGAGGTTCCCTTCGCGCAAGAGATAGGCGTACACGTTGTGAGTTGCGTCCCAGTGCTTGGCGCGGATCTCCTGCAAAAAGGCAAGCGCCTCGGCCTCATCGCACGCAGGGCACACCCGCCCGACAAAACGGGAACGGCGCTCCACAAATACGGCTTCACCCGGCCCGCGCGGGACCTGATAGGCCTCGTCGCTCACACGTCTTGGCGTAGCAGGGTGACAACCTCCCCAATATACAGGTGGTGGAAATCCCCGTCTGGATAGTGGGCGCCTATGAGCGCCGGCTCCAGGAAACGTTCTTGCTTGAAACGTCCCTTGTAGAGCTTGTGGCAGACGACGGCCAGCTTGGCCTCGGCAAAGAGCGGCACGTCCTGCGGGCCGTTTTCGAGGGTCAGGTGCGCCTCCGCCGCCTTGTCGACGTCGCGGCCGCTCTTGGTCCCGCACAGGTTCAGCGCAGCGCGGCCGGACTCTTCAAAAAAGGAGAGGCTGAAGTGGCTGGCCTCGTCGATGAACTCCCGCGTGTAACGCTGCGGACGGATGTACACGGTGGCCACGGGGCGGCCCCAAAGGACGCCAAACCCGCCCCAGCTCGCGGTCATCATATTGCACCGCGCGCCGACGCGGGCGGCGACGAGCATCCACTCATCGCCGATGAGAGTGAAGGGATTGATGGAAAAGTCGGACTGCGCAACAGGGGTCCATGACATATGCTTTCCTCCTCTTTTATCGATGGTTTCGGTGTCGGACTGAATCATTCATATGCGACAAACCCACGCCTCAGGCGTGGGTTTGTCCGATCCTCATTGTCCGAGGCCGAATTTCTTGTTGAAACGATCCACACGGCCGCCCGTGTCCACCAGCTTTTGTTTTCCGGTGTAAAAGGGGTGGCACTTTGAGCAAATTTCCACGCGAATGTTTTGCTTCGTGGAGCCCGTTTCAAAGGTCTCGCCGCAGGCACAGCGGACAGTCGTCGTCTCATAGCGGGGGTGTATCCCTTGTTTCATGGCGGTTTCCTTCCCTTACATCCGTCTTTGATCCACTAAATCTGGTATAAAACACAAAATATAGTAGCACAGACCACAAAATATAGTATCGTACAACCTGCCGGCGCACACCGGACGCCCACGCCGCCGTGCCACACGGGCTCGTTGGCAGAAAGGCGGATATTATTATACCACGCCCTTTCCCGCCGCGCAAGCCCTTTGTCAAAAAATCTCTCCGCGCTCCAGCACGGCGGGTTCAGACCACGCTAAACAGGATCTCGCCGTACGAGGGGAAGGGCCAGTCGCCGCGGCCCGTGAGCATCTCAAGCTCGTCCACCACACCCCGCAGCGTCTGCATGTTGAAGAAAACCTCGGCCTGGTAGTAAAACGCGGCGTCTTTCTTGTCGGCATAGCGCCCGACGCCGGTCACCGAGGCTTCCAGCTCTTCGATCTGGGACGACAGACAGCCGGCAAGCCCGGTCAGCCGCCGCAGCAGCTCTGTCTCCAGCGTGTCGTCCAGCTCGGCGGCCACACCCCGCTTGGCGAGCACGCTGTCGGCGAGCTGCTTTGTGTACCGCACCACCGCCGGCACTACCTCACGCCGCGTCATGTCGATCATCGTCAGCGCCTCGATGTGGATCGTTTTTGCATAGTTTTCCAGCATTATCTCCATACGGGAGACGACCTCTGCCCGAGAGAGCACCCCGTGGCGCTCGAAGAGCCGGATGTTCTCCTCTGAAGCGAACAGAGGCAGCGCCTCTACCGTCGTGGTCAGGTTCAAAAGTCCGCGTTTTTGCGCCTCGACCACCCATTCGCCCGCATAGTTGTTGCCGTTAAAAATGATACGTCCGTGGCGGCGCAGCGTATCCTTCACCAGCGCGTCCAACGCCTTACTGAAATCCTCCGCGCCCTCCAGTGCGTCGGCAAACCCGGCGAGCGTGTCCGCGACGATGGTGTTCAGTATGATGTTCGGCCCCGCCAGCGAGAGCGGCGCGCCGAGCATGCGAAATTCGAATTTGTTGCCGGTGAACGCGAAGGGAGAGGTGCGATTCCGGTCTGTCATGTCCTGCGGAAAATGCGGCAGGGTGTCGACGCCGATCGCCATCTGCACCTGACTGCGGCTGTGGTAGCGGGTGCCCTCGCGGACGGCGGTGAGGATCTCCGTCAATTCGTCGCCCAGAAAGATTGAGATGATGGCGGGCGGCGCCTCGTTGGCTCCCAAGCGGTGGTCGTTGCCCGCGGTGGCCACGGAGATGCGCAGCAGATCCTGGTGCTCGTCCACCGCTTTGATGACGGCGAGAAGGAAGAGCAGGAAGCGCGCGTTTTCGGCCGGCGTGCGGCCTGGGTCCAGCAGGTTCTCCCCCGTCGCGGTGCCAAGCGACCAGTTGTTGTGTTTCCCGCTCCCGTTGACGCCGGCGAAGGGCTTTTCGTGGAGCAAACAGACAAGGCCGTGGCGGCCCGCAATCGTCTTCATCAGCTCCATCGTGAGCTGGTTGTGGTCGACGGCGATGTTGACGGTCTCGAAGACCGGCGCGAATTCGTGTTGGGCCGGCGCCACTTCGTTGTGTTTTGTCTTGCTCAAAACGCCCAGCTTCCAGAGCTCCTCGTCCAACTCCTGCATAAACGCCGCCACACGGGGTTTGATGGCGCCAAAGTAATGGTCGTCCAGATCCTGCCCCTTGGGCGGGCGGGCGCCGAACAGTGTCCGCCCGCAGTAGATAAGATCCGGTCTCTTGTTCCAGACTGCCCTGTCGATGAGAAAATACTCCTGCTCGGCGCCGACGCAAGGCGTGACATCCCCCGGGTCTATCTCGCCGAAGAGGGCCAAAATCCGTTTGGCCTCGCGGCCGATGGCCTGCATGGACCGCAGCAGCGGCGTCTTTTGGTCCAGCGCTTCACCGCCGTAAGAACAAAACGCCGTTGGGATGTACAATGTCTTCCCTTTGAGAAAGGCGTAGGAGGTCGGGTCCCACGCGGTGTAACCGCGCGCCTCGAAGGTGGCCCGGAGCCCACCCGTCGGAAAACTGGAGGCGTCCGGTTCGCCCCGCACCAACTCCTTGCCGGAAAACTCCATGATAACCCTGCCCTCGCCGTCCGGGGCGACGAAAGCGTCGTGTTTTTCCGCCGTGACGCCCGTCATAGGCTGGAACCAATGGGTAAAATGGGTGACTCCATGCTCGCAGGCCCAGTTCTTCATCGCGGCGGCCACGACACTGGCCACCGCCGGGTCCAACGGCGTATGCGCCTCGATTGTCCTCTTCAGGGAGCGGTAGACCTCTTTGGGCAACCGCCGGCGCATCACGGCGTCGCCAAAAACCAGGCTGCCGAAGGTACTGATGACATCGCCCATGGTTTGTTACCTCGTATATACAAAAATCCCGGCCAAAGAGCCCCGCGGCGCCTTTGCTGCCGTCTTTCCGTTCTGATCGTTCTAATTATAGAGTGTATCATCGAAGGGCTTCCCCTGTCAAGGCATTTGGGGCGCCGTTTGCTCAAAATCGCGGTTTTCCGGGCGAAAAGGGTGGTGAGTGTCCGGCAAGCGGCCACGATTGGCCGGCACCGCGCAAAGGAGGAGCGGCCCGTCGGTCGCTCCTCCTTTACGCGGTTTTCGCCGTAAAGCGTCGATCTCACGTTTGCTTTTGCGCTTACCCGACGCTCACCGTCACAAGATGGATGAGTCCGCTGCCGTCGAGGGCGCGCAATGTGACAAGCGTGGTGCCGGCCCTGAGCGCCGTGACCATGCCGGTCTGATCCACCGTCACGATGTCGGGGTTCGCGGAGGCAAATTCGTAGGTCTCGCTGTCGACCGAGAAGTTCAGCTTGGCCTTAGCCTTGATGCGCAGGGAGACGCGGGCCGAGGAATGCGCCTTGACGACCGTCGCGTAGATCCGGTCGGACTGGATATCACCGTCCACAGACGCGAAGTAGCTGTGTCCGCCCAGCCAGGACTTGTCCTGCGTGACGGCTTCGGGGACCGTGAAGTCGAGGCGGCCGCGCTTGTCCGTCCGGACTTCGGCATTGTAATCGCTCGTCTCGTCCGTGGGGGCGGCGTTGTAGCGCACCGACAGGGAGACCGGCGCGTCCGGCTCATAACCGGCCCCCGTGACCGTCACGGTCCGGCTCGTCTTGTCCGCCGTGACCGTGAAGCTGCCGTGGTACTCGTCGATGACGGGCACGTCGTCCTCCCCGACAGCGCCGCCCAGCATCTTACTGTAGATCGCGTTCGAGGCGTAGCGGTAGTCGTCCTTCTGGTGCATCTTGTTGACCAGCGTGTTGGCAAAGAGTGTGAGGTCATATTTGCTGCCGCCGACGGTCCGATTGTACTCCAGCGCGACCACCGCACCCAGGTAGGGCGTGAGGTTTGTCTGACGGATGAACCCGCCAAACGGTGTGTCGGTGGTGTTGCGGATCAGCACGCGCGCCCCCTCGGGAACTGTGCCGAAGTAGTTGCCGCCGAAGCCGTACATGATGTTGTCGCCGGCGGCGCGGTAGCTGTCGGTGACCGGGCTCTCCTCGACATATTGGACGGTCGTCAGGCAGTCTGTGGTGCTGCCACCGCTCACGGCGCCAAGCAGCGTGCCGAGCGACGTGCCGCCGACGCTAAGCGTGAACGACCGGGCTGCCATGATCACCGCCGGCGTGCCGGAGGCGATGGCGTCGGTGACGGCGGTACGCTCATCGCCCTGTTGTGTATTTGTGTTCGCGACGATCACATCCGCCTCGGCTACGTCGCGGGTCGCCGTGAAGCCCATCTCGTCGAGGAACGCCTGTTTGCTGTAGTTGTAGCCGTATGCGCTCGTGAGGCTGTAGTGGATGTACCCGGTTGTGTTGTCGGCCGGGCGGCCCGTCAGGTAGATAGTGGGTTTTTCGATCTTGCGCGCGGCCGGCAGTTCCTTCACGCCGTACGCCTGCAGGACCTCCGTGTCGCGCACCGCCAGAAAGTCCTCGTAGGAGATAAGGAAATTGCTCTTGTACGGACCCCCGGTGATGTAGCCGACGGTCCCGCCTTGGTCGAGCAAGGTATTCACGGCCTTCACCGCCGCGACGCTGTTGTTCGCGAGCACCACGGCGTCGCCGGCCTCCCCGTCGTACCAGCTCTTACCGCCGCCGGGTTCCGTCACCGGCGCGAGCTTGCCGGCCAGCGCGCCGGGCACGCGGATCTCGTGGCAGTCGAAGCCGCGGGTCTTGTCAAACGACGTGGTCGGCTCGGAGTAGAGCTCTGGCCACGTGGTGATGAGAACGCTGTCGTACAGCGTGCCGTTGGCCACGTTGCGCTTGGCCTGGTGCATGTTGACAACCAGGCTGCCGGCCTTGTAAGTGGCCCCGCCCACCGTGACGTCCTCGGTCAGCGCGGAGAGAAGGACGTTGTTGCGCAGGAAGAAGTCTTTGATGTGGTACGCCTCGGAGAGGTTTCTCTGGTTGGCGTCGTCCAGCGGGACGACGTAGTACTCCGGGAAGAAGTTGTTGTTCTCCGGGTGGCGCGGACGGTACACATTCGCCTCGGCGCCGGGGTTGTCGGCGGCGTCCACGTACCACGGGCGGACCGAATCTGGGTCCTCATTCTCCACGCCGCGCTTGAAACCGGCGACAAGGTTTTCCACATAGACGTCCTTGTTCTCGGCCACCTGCGTGGAGTGACCCATCATGCCGTACTCCAGCGCCTTCTTGCCCTCCTCGTTCGAGGCGGGCACCTCGACGGTGTAGGCCACCGTGCCGTGGAGCATCGAATACTGCGGGGTGTAGTTGGTCGACATGTCGTCCCACGGCTCCGGCCAGTCCAGGGTGCCGGTGACGGCGTTTTCAATCAGATAGTCGCGCAGCGGCATCTGGTAGCTGTTGTAGCGGGTGTTGTTCACGACGGCGGCCGCGCCGAACGCCTCGCCGCCCTTCACCGCCATCTCGGCAAAAAGGTCGTACTCCACATTGGGCTCGTGCGGGGGCGAGCAGGGCTCGACCTGGAAGTTTGACACGAAGCCGTGGAACTCGATGTACGCCACGGGGTTCCAGTCGGAGATCATGTCGGTCATGTTGATCGTCTCGGCCTGCGTCTGGAACAGGTTGTCGCGGTTCAGGTCGACGCCGCCGCCGCCCTGCCGCGTGTTGTGGGTCCGGCCGTCCATATTTTCCTCCGGCACGATGATGAAGAACACGTCGTCCAAAATCGCGTCCGAATCGAAGGCTTTGCTTTTGATGTTGTAGTAACTCTCCAGCGTCGCTCTGGCGATGACGCCGGAGTTGTCATTGGCGTCCGACGGGGTGATGCCGCCCTTGAACGTCGTCCATTCTTGGATCAGCGAAGAGGTGGCCCTTTTCCCCATGCCGCCGTATCCGTCTCTATCGGTCTTCGCGCGCTGCTCTGTGAGCCGCGTCTTGCCCGCCTCGGTGAGGCTCTCAATGTCGTCGTACGGCACCGGCGTGTCGTAGCCCTCGATGACGTCCCACACGAAGTCCATCGGCGCGTCCGCGCCGTTTGTCTCGTCGGCGTGGATGTTGCTGTAGAGCACCGGCACACGGATTTCATCCTCGTACTCCCCGTAGTACGCGAGCGCCGCGGCGGGGTTTTCGATCGACAGGGCCAGGAAGGATTTCCAATTATTTACATCTTCCGCGGTCTCAGCCAGAACAATATAGGGCATGTCGATGCCGAAGGTGCTCTGGCCCATGCTGTACACCTCGGCGTACAGCCCGCTCTCCTCGGCGGCGAGCTTCGCCTCCAGCAGTTCCACGGCAAACTCCTCGGCGGTGCGGTAGGAGTCATACGCGTTGACGCGGACGCTCGTCTGCCCGAGCACCGCGCCGTCGGCGTCCCGAGCGATCAGGTCGAAGTCGCCCGTATAATCCAGCATTCTGCCGCGGCTCCCGTTGATGCCGACGCTGTTGAAGAATGTAATGTTGGCAAACGTCAGCTTCAGCGCCGGGAGGCCACCGGTCGCCGCCGCCACGGTCACGATGTTGTCGAAGACCGCCTGCAGGCCTACCCGCGGCGCGTCGACCCGCCAGTCCTCCAGCGTGTTGCCCAGGTACTGGGTCGGGTACAGCTCCGGATCTCGGATGCCCGCCTCGCGGGTCAGCGACCAGGTGACGCCGGCCGCCAGCGCCTCGGCGTCCGTGCCCTCCGGCAGCGGAAGAATGACTTCAAACGTTCTCGCGTCCGTCATGGAAATTCTGTCCATGCCCCCGTCGCCGCTCACGTTTGTGAACGTGACTTCGGGGATAGGCAGCGGTGCGGCCTCTACGGCGGCCACCGGCTGACAGAGCAGCGCCACCAGCGCGAGCACTGTCACAAGGCACAGGATGCGTTGACGCGTGTCCTTCGATTGCAGCATCATGATTGGAAACTCCCTTCTTCTTTCTGTTTTCTGTCTTATGCTTGGCACGGCGCCCCGCCTCGGGCGGCGGACGCCGAAAACCCACCGGGCAGAGCCCACCCCCTGCGGTTTGTCTGTCTCTAACGTGAGTTGCACCTGCAACCCACAACCCAAATTCTTGTTTTTTGTTGCCGCTTCGCGGCAGTAAGGTACTATTGAGGGGGAGGACGGGTCACAGGATCTTACGCAGGAACTGGGCGGTGCGGTCGCGCCGCGGGGTGGTAAAAAACACCTCCGGCACGGCCTCCTCGACGATCTGTCCCTCATCCATGAAGACGATCCGGCTGCCCACCTCGCGGGCAAAGCCCATCTCGTGGGTGACGATCACCATCGTCATCCCCTCGCGCGCTAAATCCCGCATCACCTCCAGCACCTCCCCGACCATCTCCGGGTCGAGCGCGGAGGTTGGTTCGTCAAACAGCATGACGTCCGGGTTCATGGCCAGCGCACGGACAATGGCCACCCGCTGTTTCTGCCCGCCCGACAGCATGGCGGGGTATTCTTGCGCCTTTTCGGCGAGCCCCACCCGCCTCAGCAGGCGCATGGCGTCCGCCTCGGCTTCCGCCCGGCTCTTTTTCAGCAGGGCGATCGGCGCGGCGGTCAGGTTTTTTAGAATGGTCATGTGAGGAAAGAGGTTGAAATGCTGGAACACCATCCCCATCTTCTGCCGATGGATGTTGATGTTCACCGACAGGTCGGCCAGGTTCACGCCGTTGAAGTAGACTGCGCCGGCGGTTGGGTCCTCCAGCATGTTCAGCGTGCGCAGGAAGGTGGACTTCCCCGAGCCGGACGGACCGATGATGACGACCACCTCACCCCTGTGGATGTCGATGTTGATTTGGCTCAGCGCCGCCAGATCGCCGAACCGCTTTTCCAGGTCCTCCACCCGGATCAGGATGTTCTCATCCCCGGCGCCGGCCCGGGTGTTCCGGTCGTCAATGGTCACTGGCGCGCAGCCTCCTTTCCAGTCTGGTCACGAGATGGGACAGGAAAATGACCACAATCAGGTAGATCAGCGCGACCACGATCAGCGGCATAAACGCCATATAGGTGACGCTGCGGATGATGTCCCCGCCCTTGGCCAGGTCCTCCAGCGCGATGTACCCGGATATGGAGGTCTCTTTCAGCAGCACGATGATCTCGTTGCCGAGAGACGGCAGCACGTTTTTAAACGCCTGCGGGAGGATGATGCGCATCATGGTCTGCGCGTAGGAGAACCCCAGGCTGCGGCCCGCCTCCATCTGGCCCCGTTCGATCGACATGATGCCGGACCGGACGATCTCGGCCACATAGGCGCCGGAATTGACACCGAACGCAATGACAGCGACCACGACCTTGCTGATGTTCACCGCGCCGAAGACGACGAAGTAAATGATCATGAGTTGTACGACGACCGGGGTCCCGCGGATCACCGTCAGATACAGCTTGGCGATGCCGTTGAGAATGTTCAGCGCCACGCGCGGCACCGGTTTCAACCCGGTCACTTTGTCGTACGTCGAGCGGACGATGGCGATCAAAAAACCCAGTACCAGCCCAAGCAGCGCCGCCAGCAGCGTGATGAGCAGTGTGAGACCGAGCCCTCTGGCCAGCAGCGTCCAGCGGTCGTCCACGATGAAGACCCGTTCAAAAGAATTCTGCAGTGTGTTCCAAAACGCTTCCATCCCGTCTCCCCTTTTGCCGGCCGAAAAACAAAAGGGGCATAGACACCGTCGTTACCATTCAGGTGTTCACGCCCCCATTGCGCTGCGTTTATCCATCCCGCCGGTCTGTCTCCGGGCCTGGCGCGCCGAGCCCGGGCCTATGCGCCGGCCAGGCTATGATTATTTGCTGCGAACAATGACCACCTGAGTCGCCGTGGTATACGAAGCGCTGAAGTCCACGCTCTCCCGGCGCTCCTCGGTGTCTGTGATAGCGGCGATGCCGACGTCGGCCTTCCCTGTCTGCACCGCCGGGATGACGGAGTCGAAGTTCATGTTTTCGATTTGAAGCGTGAGACCCAGCTTGTCGCAGAGCGCCCGCGCCATGTCCACGTCCAGCCCGACGATCTGATCGCCCTCAAAATACTCATACGGCGGAAACTCCGCGTTTGTAGCCATGGTGAGCGTGCCCAAACGGGTGATGCCCTCCGGGGATGTATACGGCGTCTGGCCCGCTTTGTCGCCGATGTAGTTGGCCACAATACTGGCCAGCGTGCCGTCAACGATCAACTCGGCGAGCGCGCTGTCGATCTGATTTTTCAGCTCCGTGTTACCCTTTGCCAAGGCAATTACATATTCTTCCAACTCAAAGGGATCATCCAGGATCCGCAAATCGCTGTTTTGCTGCACATAGACCTTGGCCGGTTCGTTGTCGATCAACACGCAGTCGATCTTTCCCTGCTTAAGCGCAAGCACGGCGTCGGCGCCCTTGTTGTAACGGCCCACCTCGGCGCCCTCGACGTCGCTGGCGTAGATATCGCCCGTGGTACCGAGCTGCACGCCGATGTGCTTGCCTTCTAAATCGTCGAGGCTGAAGA
Proteins encoded:
- a CDS encoding amino acid ABC transporter ATP-binding protein, with protein sequence MIRVEDLEKRFGDLAALSQINIDIHRGEVVVIIGPSGSGKSTFLRTLNMLEDPTAGAVYFNGVNLADLSVNINIHRQKMGMVFQHFNLFPHMTILKNLTAAPIALLKKSRAEAEADAMRLLRRVGLAEKAQEYPAMLSGGQKQRVAIVRALAMNPDVMLFDEPTSALDPEMVGEVLEVMRDLAREGMTMVIVTHEMGFAREVGSRIVFMDEGQIVEEAVPEVFFTTPRRDRTAQFLRKIL
- a CDS encoding amino acid ABC transporter permease — translated: MEAFWNTLQNSFERVFIVDDRWTLLARGLGLTLLITLLAALLGLVLGFLIAIVRSTYDKVTGLKPVPRVALNILNGIAKLYLTVIRGTPVVVQLMIIYFVVFGAVNISKVVVAVIAFGVNSGAYVAEIVRSGIMSIERGQMEAGRSLGFSYAQTMMRIILPQAFKNVLPSLGNEIIVLLKETSISGYIALEDLAKGGDIIRSVTYMAFMPLIVVALIYLIVVIFLSHLVTRLERRLRASDH
- a CDS encoding transporter substrate-binding domain-containing protein — encoded protein: MKKKILACLAAAVAVVALLAGCASSVPANTVFSLDDLEGKHIGVQLGTTGDIYASDVEGAEVGRYNKGADAVLALKQGKIDCVLIDNEPAKVYVQQNSDLRILDDPFELEEYVIALAKGNTELKNQIDSALAELIVDGTLASIVANYIGDKAGQTPYTSPEGITRLGTLTMATNAEFPPYEYFEGDQIVGLDVDMARALCDKLGLTLQIENMNFDSVIPAVQTGKADVGIAAITDTEERRESVDFSASYTTATQVVIVRSK